From one Catharus ustulatus isolate bCatUst1 chromosome 1, bCatUst1.pri.v2, whole genome shotgun sequence genomic stretch:
- the LOC116997591 gene encoding NAD(P)(+)--arginine ADP-ribosyltransferase 2-like yields MALLALTLALLAMTVATTAIEEKPLDMAPDSFDDQYQNCSHDMEDQLPAMNISDSQKNSLFAQVWVKAVAEWQRRGSPVPPLSSPAQAIAIMAYTMKDLYKEFNEEVRVAGRSPQEYRDNFHFKTLHFLLTDALATLGDAQKGKKCHSVFRGVKNILFKAKPGATIRFGQFASSTLRENIIHKFGNTTVFKAQTCHGAYIQAFSYNTDEEEVLIPPFETFNVTKVIQHGEKVEIHLNSIGTYSKYNCEWLKGGSVPRAPGHLGGLLLATTALAVATRIL; encoded by the exons atggccctcctggctctcaccctggcactgctggcaatgACCGTGGCCACCACGGCCATTGAGGAAAAGCCCCTGGACATGGCCCCTGACTCCTTTGATGACCAGTACCAGAACTGCAGCCATGACATGGAGGATCAGTTACCGGCCATGAACATCTCTGACTCCCAGAAGAATTCCCTGTTTGCCCAGGTCTGGGTGAAGGCTGTGGCCGAGTGGCAGAGAAGGGggtcccctgtgccccctctgtcgtccccagcccaggccatCGCCATCATGGCCTACACCATGAAGGACCTGTACAAGGAGTTCAACGAGGAAGTGAGAGTAGCCGGGCGCTCCCCCCAGGAATATCGGGACAATTTCCACTTCAAAacgctgcatttcctgctgaccGATGCCCTGGCCACGCTGGGGGATGCTCAGAAGGGGAAGAAATGTCACTCTGTGTTCCGGGGGGTGAAAAACATACTATTCAAGGCAAAGCCTGGTGCCACCATCCGGTTCGGTCAATTTGCATCATCGACGCTTCGTGAAAATATCATCCACAAATTTGGGAACACCACGGTGTTCAAGGCACAGACGTGTCATGGTGCGTACATCCAGGCATTCTCCTATAATACCGATGAGGAGGAGGTGCTGATCCCACCCTTTGAGACGTTCAACGTCACCAAAGTCATCCAGCATGGGGAGAAGGTGGAGATCCACCTCAACTCCATCGGGACCTACAGCAAATACAACTGCGAGTGGCTGAAag gtgggagtgtccccagggcccccgGCCACCTTGGCGGACTCCTCCtggccaccacagccctggcagtggccaCCAGGATCCTCTGA